A genomic segment from Lates calcarifer isolate ASB-BC8 linkage group LG13, TLL_Latcal_v3, whole genome shotgun sequence encodes:
- the LOC108881988 gene encoding uncharacterized protein LOC108881988, whose amino-acid sequence MMQLYGALILLMILSTACESRCYTCVTTDHKPCTWISICPENLECCFSTKADGVIAEGCQKSLNCVEPISCCEDELCNGTIPISCRVILLLCRCEEGEAFSYYPGLISIFTIPCCTGHSQFISTIKACESRCYTCVTTDHKPCTWISICPENLECCFSTKADGVIAEGCQKSLNCVEPISCCEDELCNGTIPISCRVILLLV is encoded by the exons ATGATGCAGCTTTATGGAGCTCTGATCCTGCTAATGATTCTGTCCACAG CATGTGAATCAAGATGCTACACATGTGTAACCACAGACCATAAACCCTGCACATGGATCTCGATTTGTCCTGAAAACTTGGAGTGCTGTTTTTCCACCAAGGCAGATG GTGTCATCGCTGAGGGTTGTCAAAAAAGTCTGAACTGTGTAGAACCCATATCTTGCTGTGAAGATGAGTTGTGTAATGGCACTATAcccatcagctgcagagtcatCCTCCTGCTG TGCAGGTGTGAAGAAGGAGAAGCATTTTCGTACTATCCAGGTCTAATAAGCATCTTTACAATCCCATGTTGCACTGGTCACAGCCAATTTATTTCAACAATCAAAG caTGTGAATCAAGATGCTACACATGTGTAACCACAGACCATAAACCCTGCACATGGATCTCGATTTGTCCTGAAAACTTGGAGTGCTGTTTTTCCACCAAGGCAGATG GTGTCATCGCTGAGGGTTGTCAAAAAAGTCTGAACTGTGTAGAACCCATATCTTGCTGTGAAGATGAGTTGTGTAATGGCACTATAcccatcagctgcagagtcatCCTCCTGCTG GTGTGA
- the LOC108897514 gene encoding secreted Ly-6/uPAR-related protein 1 isoform X3 codes for MQIYGVLMILFMTLSTVCGLRCYTCDPTNTKSCTDISDCPPLMDHCFSANMNGIIRKGCMNSALCVNPMSCCDEDLCNSASPTGTSVILLLVSSAIITLFL; via the exons ATGCAGATTTACGGAGTTCTGATGATCCTGTTTATGACTCTGTCCACAG TATGTGGATTAAGATGCTACACATGTGATCCTACCAACACAAAATCCTGCACAGATATCTCAGATTGTCCTCCCCTGATGGACCATTGTTTCTCCGCCAATATGAACG GTATCATCAGAAAGGGCTGCATGAACAGTGCTCTCTGTGTAAACCCCATGTCTTGCTGTGATGAGGACTTGTGTAACAGTGCCAGTCCCACTGGTACCAGTGTCATCCTCCTGCTGGTGTCCTCAGCCATCATCACACTCTTTCTCTGa
- the LOC108897514 gene encoding uncharacterized protein LOC108897514 isoform X1: MLVIKGWISKSSRLLCSSLTESSTSLFFSTFTMRLYGALILFMTLSTVCGLRCYTCDPTNTKSCTDISDCPPLMDHCFSANMNGIIRKGCMNSALCVNPMSCCDEDLCNSASPTGTSVILLLVSSAIITLFL, encoded by the exons atgctggttataAAAGGATGGATTAGCAAGAGTTCACGtcttctctgcagctctctcacAGAGTCGAGTACAagtctgtttttctccacattCACAATGCGTCTTTATGGAGCTCTGATCCTGTTTATGACTCTGTCCACAG TATGTGGATTAAGATGCTACACATGTGATCCTACCAACACAAAATCCTGCACAGATATCTCAGATTGTCCTCCCCTGATGGACCATTGTTTCTCCGCCAATATGAACG GTATCATCAGAAAGGGCTGCATGAACAGTGCTCTCTGTGTAAACCCCATGTCTTGCTGTGATGAGGACTTGTGTAACAGTGCCAGTCCCACTGGTACCAGTGTCATCCTCCTGCTGGTGTCCTCAGCCATCATCACACTCTTTCTCTGa
- the LOC108897514 gene encoding uncharacterized protein LOC108897514 isoform X2, with translation MQIYGVLMILFMTLSTACGIRCYTCQTTNPKTCTDILNCTELSLNRCFSLNVDGLITKGCINRGFCGGSMFCCEGDLCNSAIAIGPSVILLLVSSAIITLFL, from the exons ATGCAGATTTACGGAGTTCTGATGATCCTGTTTATGACTCTGTCCACAG CATGTGGAATAAGATGCTACACATGTCAAACCACCAACCCAAAAACCTGCACAGACATCTTAAATTGTACTGAGCTATCTTTGAACCGTTGTTTCTCCCTCAATGTGGATG GTCTCATCACTAAGGGCTGCATAAACAGGGGTTTCTGCGGAGGATCCATGTTTTGCTGTGAGGGGGACTTGTGTAACAGTGCCATAGCCATTGGTCCCAGTGTCATCCTCCTGCTGGTGTCTTCAGCCATCATCACACTCTTTCTCTGA
- the LOC108897681 gene encoding lymphocyte antigen 6G, with the protein MQFYRVLTILFMTLSTACGIKCYSCGPTDPKSCTTTLSCSDPFNRCFSLDVNGVTTKGCQSNAFCVKPMDCCEGDLCNSAIPTGPSVILLLVSSAIITLFL; encoded by the exons ATGCAGTTTTACAGAGTTCTGACAATCCTGTTTATGACTCTGTCCACAG CATGTGGAATAAAATGTTACTCATGCGGTCCCACCGACCCCAAATCCTGCACAACTACCTTATCTTGTTCTGACCCCTTTAACCGTTGTTTCTCCCTTGATGTGAACG GTGTCACCACAAAGGGCTGCCAGAGTAATGCTTTTTGTGTAAAACCAATGGATTGCTGTGAGGGGGACTTGTGTAACAGTGCCATACCCACTGGTCCCAGCGTCATCCTCCTGCTGGTGTCTTCAGCCATCATCACACTCTTTCTCTGA
- the LOC108897765 gene encoding CD59 glycoprotein — protein sequence MQLYGVLAILFMTLSTAYGLRCYTCTATTPKSCTLDYNCPAHLNRCSSLNENGLITKGCQNSNACVKPLTCCEGDLCNSATPADSSFIPTGPSVILLLVSSAIIPLFI from the exons ATGCAGCTTTACGGAGTTCTGGCGATCCTGTTTATGACTCTGTCCACCG CATATGGATTAAGATGCTACACATGTACAGCCACCACCCCAAAGTCCTGTACACTGGACTATAATTGTCCTGCCCACTTGAATCGTTGCTCTTCCCTCAATGAGAATG GTCTCATCACTAAGGGCTGCCAGAACAGCAACGCATGCGTAAAACCCCTAACTTGCTGTGAAGGGGACTTGTGTAACAGTGCCACACCCGCTGATTCCAGTTTCATACCCACTGGTCCCAGTGTCATCCTCCTGCTGGTATCCTCAGCCATCATCCCTCTGTTTATCTAa
- the LOC108897845 gene encoding lymphocyte antigen 6G — MHLYGALVLFMTLSAACGLRCYTCTATEPKSCTDTKSCAVIFNRCYSLKVEGYNVISKGCQTSVACVGAMDCCEGDLCNSAIPTGSSVILLLVSSAIITLFL, encoded by the exons ATGCATCTTTATGGAGCTCTGGTCCTGTTCATGACTCTGTCTGCTG CCTGTGGATTGAGATGCTACACATGCACAGCCACTGAGCCTAAATCCTGCACAGACACCAAATCTTGTGCTGTCATCTTCAACCGTTGTTACTCTCTCAAAGTAGAAG GTTACAACGTGATTTCCAAGGGTTGCCAAACCAGCGTGGCGTGCGTCGGTGCCATGGATTGCTGTGAGGGGGACTTGTGTAACAGTGCCATACCCACTGGTTCCAGTGTCATCCTCCTGCTGGTGTCCTCAGCCATCatcactctgtttctctga